The Salvia miltiorrhiza cultivar Shanhuang (shh) chromosome 2, IMPLAD_Smil_shh, whole genome shotgun sequence DNA window gttttgattttatgttttcatttaaattttattgcataatttaaattgcatatttaaatactggattaaacataaaatttaaaattacttaaaacataaaaaaaatacataaaaatttaaaaaacctaaaacatcattaaaatcacataattaaaagcctatgatagaccacgacgcctgagcacgtcggcgaccatggacgcgtgcaatgcacgttgtgcgtccgtcatgttcgtcgtatccgtgtttaggagctgcatatcgagctccctctcccggatatcgttcctccactggtactgggcggtgaatgccctcatctacgcgtcgttcctatccaacctctccacaatttttggtggaggatccgagctcgtatgcgacgctgctgccttccctttccctttctccgccgccttcgccgccttgttgccaatgggccgagcagaagagatctcctcgcccgacgccgaggtggtgaagccgccctcttccgtagtctttgtcctcttggaggcatgcacgtctccaaggaggtacatcgacttgaacttgggattgttccggagaactctccacgcgttccagaaattgaaggaggcaTTGGTTGGGCTTCTAGCCTTGAAGATGGTTTGGGCCTTTTCACgaatcatatcatccgaatgaccggacggccaattgttgcgcgtctccacccaaacagcttcccagagacgcacatccgcgctcacctgggaccagtggccttgaagttgcttgatgccgaggtcgacgccgaggatggggttcacacgttcgcggatccggccccaatatgactctcccttctgatccgtcccacggatcgagtcgttggtctcctccgcccaaatttggacgatgagatccgtatgctgtggaaggtaagtatgacggtAAACTTTTTGTTTGTCGTGCTTCATTTTGGTGGccttttccttcctccggccgcctttttttggtggggagacactctgctgagcactcaccggttcctcctcgggcgggctctcctccaagttgattcctcccatatcgggatgataatcggaggagagatcagggcaccaatttggatcgtagaaaaggttgtgtggatccatgacggagaaaattgtaggagaagaagaggtgtgaagcgaagaaggaagaagaaagaaggagaagaggtgtggagaagaaggaagaagatgggttgttttaaagaagagaagaaggagaaaaaaaaataaaaaaattcaaacggtcggtcaaaggtgCGGAGACCGAGGAGCTGCAgtcaaaagaatatatataaattcgaattttcgaatttttcataattttttttttaaattgggcgcgtgcattgcacgcgccatctccACCGGCCATTTGaggatactcgataactcgaggagtcctcgaggagctcctcgccgcatcgccctcctcgacgCAGATGGTCTCCTCGAGGACctcctcgagtacccgcgatgcgggtgctcttaaCAATTGAAGTGATTCtgctctaaaaaaaaaaaaacaattgaagTGACTCTTTCAGAATTCAAACTCGCATTTCTCATCTTCCTCTCACAATGATCTTCCCAAGATTCTTCTCCAATTCTTCATTCAAATCCTTCCCTGCTTATCACTCTTTTCTTGCATCCCTATTCAATTTTCATAACATCACACACTTTTCAACCACACCCAGATTCGATTCCAAGTCGCCCATCGCTCTATTTCACAAACTGGTGAAAACGCGGCCACGCCCTTCTGCTATTGAGTTCAATAACTTATTGACTGCTGCGGTGAAGATGGAACAGTACTATGTTGCCCTTCATATGTTCGATGAAATGCTTCGAAGGGATGCTCCAACAGATCACTACACCTTTAATATTGCGATTAATTGCTTTTGCCTTCTGAAAAGAGCTGATTTTGGATTTGCAGTACTAGGCAGCATTTTGTTGGTTGGAAAGAGCCTAGACGCAGCGAAACTACTCAAGAGGTTGTTGACTGAGGAATGGTGCAAACCTGATGCAAATACTTGTCTTAAGATGATTACTATGTTTTCCACTCCTGATATGCTCAGCTTATTGGAAAAAGGAAGGCGCAAACCTCATGTTTATCCGTACAATCCAGTGATTCATTGTCTATGCAATGATGGAATGGTTGACGAGGTTCTCGAACTTATCTCCGTCATGGATGGTAAGGGCATTTTACTCGATACTATGATATATAATTCAATTATTCAGGGGCTTTGCAATTTTAGAAGATGGGATGAGGTTGAAGAGATGTTGAAGAAGATGGTGGCTTCTAAGATCCACCCGGATGTGTATACttttaacattttattggatGCTTTATGCGAAGAGGGAATGGTGGATGCAACAGAGAATATATTCGAAATGATGAGGAAAGGAGAAATGGTTGAAGCCCAAGGCTTAGGCATTCTCCAATTGGTGGTGAAATCGGGCATCAAGCCTGATATTACAAGCTACAATATCGTGATGGATGGGTATCTCAAAATGGGACGGGTGAATGAAGTTTCACGTATTTTTAACGAAATTCCCACCAAAGGTTTAGAGCGTAATGTTGTTTCTTA harbors:
- the LOC131012845 gene encoding pentatricopeptide repeat-containing protein At1g62680, mitochondrial-like is translated as MIFPRFFSNSSFKSFPAYHSFLASLFNFHNITHFSTTPRFDSKSPIALFHKLVKTRPRPSAIEFNNLLTAAVKMEQYYVALHMFDEMLRRDAPTDHYTFNIAINCFCLLKRADFGFAVLGSILLVGKSLDAAKLLKRLLTEEWCKPDANTCLKMITMFSTPDMLSLLEKGRRKPHVYPYNPVIHCLCNDGMVDEVLELISVMDGKGILLDTMIYNSIIQGLCNFRRWDEVEEMLKKMVASKIHPDVYTFNILLDALCEEGMVDATENIFEMMRKGEMVEAQGLGILQLVVKSGIKPDITSYNIVMDGYLKMGRVNEVSRIFNEIPTKGLERNVVSYGIMLQALFHEGRCEDGLNLFKEMEALQLSLDLHIYSILLDGVCKARGIAEALPVFHRMEVKGIIPNIFTYTVIIRGLCSARQFSEVFSMLHTMEVKGIIPDVVTYNSFIDGLCKAGHIDQAFSMLHTMEVKGTIPDVVTYSSFIDGMCDAGCIAQAISLLHTMEVKGIIPNVVTFTALIKGLCSAHRIGEAISVLRIMEDKGIIPDIITYNVLIKGLCIDKRVDMAKHLCNINMLPSKGIQPDVVTYNSFIVALCKEEKIDEAKDLLLQMTNNGCLPNSVTYNVLLRAFLNTNKTHYVIPLFNEMNSRGFALDATTSSLMKGLR